Proteins encoded together in one Chitinophaga sp. LS1 window:
- a CDS encoding glycosyltransferase family 1 protein, whose translation MQIYLDNIVFTIQRAGGVSMYWYELLKGLCNTDLPLNFLNADPHSDNLFEQQLDYSPYPCIRESWIPPKYLRYLPLRYTLPSSAVFHGGYLRVSPQKDIVNILTLHDFAHERRMATRFPRGLANIRQKAYGIRHADGIICISESTRKELLYFYPKTDPEKVRVIHHGIADCFYPLNKQQPPDFALPPSPYILYIGVRGHYKNFDQAVATLQLLPAQYQLVIAGGEPWQPKEREVLEQAIPGRYHILRDVSSSALNILYNYAWCLLYPSSYEGFGFPPGEAMKAGCPVVATYTTSIPEVTGTAGLLVNNPSPAAFAEKIQLLEDQHFRDTIIQAGYTRSQFFTWDKSIQETIAFYKHCWNTKFSL comes from the coding sequence ATGCAGATATATTTAGACAATATTGTGTTTACGATTCAAAGGGCAGGCGGTGTGTCTATGTATTGGTATGAGCTCCTGAAAGGGCTCTGCAATACAGATCTGCCGCTGAACTTTCTGAATGCTGATCCGCATTCTGACAATCTCTTTGAGCAGCAGCTTGACTATAGTCCTTATCCCTGTATCCGTGAAAGCTGGATACCTCCAAAGTATCTGCGCTACCTGCCATTGCGGTACACACTGCCTTCCAGTGCTGTATTTCATGGTGGGTACTTACGTGTATCACCCCAAAAAGATATCGTCAACATTCTCACATTACATGACTTTGCACATGAGCGAAGGATGGCTACCCGATTCCCCCGCGGGCTGGCCAACATCCGGCAAAAGGCTTATGGCATACGCCATGCAGACGGTATTATCTGCATCTCAGAAAGTACCCGGAAAGAGCTATTGTATTTCTATCCCAAAACGGATCCTGAAAAAGTCAGGGTTATTCATCATGGTATTGCTGATTGCTTTTATCCCCTGAACAAACAGCAGCCGCCTGACTTCGCATTGCCCCCGTCACCTTATATTCTGTACATCGGCGTGCGCGGCCACTACAAAAACTTCGATCAGGCAGTGGCAACATTGCAGTTATTACCAGCCCAATACCAGCTGGTGATAGCAGGTGGTGAACCCTGGCAGCCCAAAGAAAGGGAGGTACTGGAACAGGCCATTCCAGGCAGGTATCATATACTCCGGGATGTGAGTTCCTCAGCGCTGAACATCCTGTACAATTATGCCTGGTGCCTCTTGTATCCTTCCTCCTACGAAGGCTTTGGATTTCCACCTGGAGAAGCCATGAAGGCGGGTTGCCCGGTAGTTGCTACCTACACCACTTCCATACCGGAAGTGACAGGTACCGCAGGACTACTGGTGAACAACCCCTCTCCTGCTGCATTTGCAGAAAAAATTCAATTGCTCGAAGATCAACATTTCAGGGATACAATTATTCAGGCGGGGTATACCCGATCGCAATTCTTTACATGGGACAAAAGCATTCAGGAAACAATCGCTTTTTACAAACATTGCTGGAACACTAAATTTTCACTATGA
- a CDS encoding FkbM family methyltransferase → MNFIFKIADAAKVFLQSGRGLSALWKKGGSIASTTILHNCKHYIPEIKTIIDVGANQGQFALSARFFYPRAGIHSFEPVPAVFNTLQQNISKAKGISTYNFALGSTNGFLEFFQNDYSHASSALHVSSIQQQFFPQTASEHQIKVPVRRIDDLFRNIPFEAPVLLKLDVQGFEKEVLKGAAASLDKIDYLLFETSFVPMYEGEPLFDEMHNYVKELGFEFIAPVGFCQTDALQILQMDLLYKRKTAA, encoded by the coding sequence ATGAATTTCATTTTCAAAATTGCCGACGCGGCCAAGGTTTTTTTACAATCAGGAAGAGGTCTCAGTGCTTTGTGGAAAAAAGGAGGATCCATTGCCTCCACCACGATTTTGCATAACTGTAAACACTATATTCCGGAAATAAAAACAATCATCGATGTAGGCGCCAATCAGGGACAGTTTGCGCTTTCTGCACGTTTCTTTTATCCACGTGCCGGTATTCATTCTTTCGAGCCGGTGCCGGCTGTATTTAACACATTGCAGCAAAACATCAGCAAGGCGAAAGGTATCAGTACGTACAACTTTGCACTGGGTAGTACCAACGGCTTCCTGGAGTTCTTTCAGAACGATTATTCACATGCCAGCTCGGCACTGCATGTATCAAGTATACAGCAACAGTTTTTCCCACAGACCGCTTCTGAACACCAGATCAAAGTACCTGTAAGAAGGATAGACGACCTGTTTAGAAACATTCCTTTTGAAGCACCGGTGCTCCTGAAACTGGATGTACAGGGGTTTGAAAAAGAAGTACTGAAAGGGGCTGCTGCAAGCCTGGACAAAATAGATTACCTCCTGTTCGAAACATCGTTCGTACCTATGTATGAAGGAGAACCCCTCTTTGATGAGATGCATAATTATGTAAAAGAGCTGGGATTTGAATTCATCGCTCCTGTTGGTTTCTGCCAGACAGATGCTTTGCAAATTTTACAAATGGACTTGTTGTATAAACGAAAAACAGCAGCCTGA
- a CDS encoding undecaprenyl-phosphate glucose phosphotransferase produces MKNRNYAVQYLRQFIDFTILGAAFVLTRYYISTKGGMIFTPLDWILLSISISTWIALGSSLRLYDEYDKVNSFSFEFVAVLKNVLLQSCVLTFLFFYLFKNYSYPRTFTLLYSTYVFAGVLFTRYAVKKTLLKLRNQRHRKKNVLIVGTGETGIDFYHTITNNGHFGYNCIGFVGDQAQTQLHGQYLGNLSELTNILEANEIDDVIVALPEYARDQTESIIVASERAAKNVKIIPNVHQYCSPTVSMNLLGSFPLVNIRSCPLDDPALQRIKRGFDIAFTLVLFTAFSWLFLLIAALIKLTSKGPVFFKQERWGLKNKKITCYKFRSMIVQTSEVDANGMFLQATRNDSRVTSIGRFLRKTNLDELPQFFNVLLGNMSFVGPRPHATPLHIESRETVQHYMRRQMVKPGITGWAQVNGCRGETSQSGMMQKRVDYDIWYIENYSFWLDCQIIFQTMVNMIKGDKNAY; encoded by the coding sequence ATGAAGAATCGAAATTATGCTGTACAATATTTACGGCAATTTATTGACTTTACCATACTGGGAGCGGCATTTGTACTTACCAGATACTATATCAGTACCAAGGGGGGGATGATATTTACTCCCCTGGATTGGATACTGCTTAGTATCAGTATCAGCACCTGGATCGCGCTCGGCTCGTCTCTCCGGTTGTATGATGAATATGATAAGGTTAACTCGTTTTCATTTGAATTTGTAGCTGTATTGAAAAATGTATTGTTACAATCATGCGTACTCACCTTCCTGTTTTTTTATCTCTTCAAAAACTATAGCTACCCACGCACCTTTACGTTATTGTATTCCACATATGTATTTGCGGGTGTATTGTTCACAAGATATGCAGTAAAGAAAACCTTGCTGAAACTCCGCAATCAGCGGCATCGCAAAAAAAATGTTCTGATCGTAGGCACTGGCGAAACTGGTATCGACTTTTATCACACTATTACCAATAACGGTCATTTCGGTTATAACTGTATCGGTTTTGTAGGCGACCAGGCGCAAACACAGTTACATGGGCAATACCTGGGCAATCTCTCTGAACTGACCAATATACTGGAAGCAAATGAAATAGACGATGTGATCGTTGCCCTGCCGGAATATGCCAGGGACCAGACGGAAAGCATTATTGTAGCCAGTGAACGCGCCGCAAAAAATGTGAAGATCATTCCCAATGTACACCAGTATTGTTCCCCTACGGTGAGTATGAACCTGTTGGGATCTTTTCCACTGGTAAACATCCGTTCCTGTCCGCTGGATGATCCGGCATTACAAAGAATAAAGCGGGGGTTTGATATCGCATTTACGCTCGTACTTTTCACTGCTTTCAGCTGGTTGTTCCTGCTGATTGCGGCGCTCATCAAACTGACTTCAAAAGGTCCGGTATTTTTCAAACAGGAAAGGTGGGGGCTGAAAAATAAAAAGATCACCTGCTATAAGTTCCGTTCCATGATCGTACAGACCAGTGAAGTGGATGCGAACGGCATGTTCCTGCAGGCAACCCGCAATGACAGCCGTGTTACTTCAATAGGCAGGTTCCTGCGTAAAACCAATCTTGATGAATTGCCACAGTTTTTCAATGTGCTGTTGGGCAACATGTCATTTGTAGGTCCGCGTCCACATGCCACTCCCCTGCATATAGAATCAAGGGAAACGGTGCAACACTATATGCGCAGGCAGATGGTAAAACCGGGCATCACAGGATGGGCACAGGTAAATGGTTGCAGGGGTGAAACCAGCCAGTCAGGTATGATGCAGAAAAGAGTAGACTACGATATCTGGTATATTGAAAATTACAGCTTCTGGCTGGATTGCCAGATCATATTCCAGACAATGGTGAACATGATAAAAGGGGATAAGAACGCTTATTAA
- a CDS encoding WcaI family glycosyltransferase translates to MSERLLLITGNYSPEPTGIGKYNGEMIQWLADKGYDCTVITTYPYYPHWKIQPPYEQQGCWYKKEVHGRLTVYRCPQYIPAAPSGMKRILMDATFFIAAFFRLFTLLFTTKFDVVMVVVPPFHLGFLGLLYKWIRGARLLYHIQDMQIEAARDLQMIRSRWLINTLFRMERFILRRADLVSSISEGMMRKIAAKSGRDIFFFPNWVAISHFFPITEKAILKADFGFHAQDKVILYSGAIGEKQGLESILEVAGAMQTDTRLKFLICGAGPYKTTLENKAQAMSLHNVIFYPTQPSSQFNRFLNMADIHLVIQKANTADLVMPSKLTTILAVEGLALITANEGTSLYELVRTNEMGIVVQAENQQALYEGLLQAINEDSGHITSRAGDYARNFLAIDSIMTSFEQTAIKAAR, encoded by the coding sequence ATGTCCGAACGATTATTACTGATTACAGGCAACTATAGTCCTGAGCCAACGGGAATTGGAAAATACAATGGGGAAATGATACAATGGCTGGCAGATAAAGGTTACGATTGTACTGTCATTACTACTTATCCTTATTACCCACACTGGAAGATACAGCCTCCTTATGAACAGCAGGGATGCTGGTATAAAAAGGAAGTACACGGGAGGCTCACTGTTTATCGCTGTCCTCAGTATATACCGGCAGCGCCATCAGGTATGAAACGTATATTGATGGATGCGACCTTTTTTATCGCTGCGTTCTTTCGGTTATTCACATTGTTGTTTACCACGAAATTCGATGTGGTCATGGTGGTCGTACCCCCGTTCCATTTAGGCTTTCTGGGCCTGTTGTACAAGTGGATCAGGGGGGCGCGGCTGCTCTATCACATACAGGACATGCAGATAGAAGCAGCCCGTGACCTACAGATGATCCGTTCCAGATGGCTGATCAATACCTTGTTCCGCATGGAGCGTTTTATACTCCGCAGGGCAGACCTGGTAAGCAGTATTTCGGAGGGTATGATGCGGAAGATTGCGGCCAAATCAGGCAGGGACATCTTCTTTTTCCCAAATTGGGTAGCCATCAGTCATTTCTTTCCCATCACAGAGAAAGCGATTCTCAAAGCAGATTTTGGCTTCCATGCGCAGGATAAAGTGATACTATATTCAGGTGCTATTGGCGAGAAACAGGGGTTGGAATCCATACTGGAAGTAGCCGGCGCTATGCAGACAGATACCCGGCTGAAGTTCCTGATCTGCGGGGCAGGCCCCTATAAAACAACTTTGGAAAACAAGGCGCAGGCCATGTCTTTGCACAATGTGATCTTCTACCCTACCCAGCCTTCTTCGCAATTCAACCGGTTCCTGAATATGGCAGACATTCACCTGGTAATACAAAAAGCCAATACCGCCGACCTGGTGATGCCAAGTAAGCTCACTACGATACTGGCAGTAGAAGGATTAGCATTGATCACGGCCAATGAAGGTACCAGTCTGTACGAGCTGGTAAGGACAAATGAAATGGGTATAGTGGTGCAGGCAGAAAACCAGCAGGCGCTGTATGAGGGATTGCTACAGGCTATAAACGAAGATTCCGGACACATCACCAGTCGTGCTGGAGACTATGCCCGGAACTTTCTCGCTATAGATTCGATTATGACAAGCTTTGAACAGACAGCGATTAAGGCTGCCAGATAA
- a CDS encoding glycoside hydrolase family 2 protein, translating into MVRKLLNVTGLLLAPFLQLMAQSQYELNSGWECANVSDVTVKGEALSTPAYGLKGWLPATVPGTVLTTLLNNKLVPDPFYGMNNERIPDIYTTGRDHYTYWFVKDFSEATPAADGQVWLHFRGVNDGCDIYLNGHRLNATTHYGTYIRHSYNITSFLAKDGKNRLAVIVYPPVNIGNPNGGQGGDGTIAKNVGPQYTAGWDWIQPMRDRNTGIWDKVTIEKTGAVNISNPHVVTNVPGPRWPEGKQAPATIKVSAELDNATAKTIAGTLRYTIGGVTVSSKVTLAPKAHTEVQLPDLELKDPKLWWPAGYGPQNLYQSKVEFVENTKVDDTQEITVGVREIRTFWNAHTRSREISVNGQNIFIKGGNWITSDAMFRFTNERYDAEVRFHRDMNLNLIRIWGGSLTERPEFFQACDKYGMLVFQDFWMSGDCNGRWVDPMKKEDQWTRRQYPDDHRLWINSAADQVKLLRNHASLAFWCGGNEITPPTDIFDVLADSIMPKLDGTRYFFHYSNTDSMSYNMLGGNGDGPYNWQPLNVFWNERTWPFNSEVGSVGVGDLESLERFIPKENLVGPENKPGGVDSVWDYHKYIPYFNSLDVYGKPKDIRDWTNKAQLVNYDQYRGLMEGFSSHMWDWYTGVIIWKTQNPWTALRGQHYDYYLDPNACLYGNRAGATPVHGMINPTDGTVFIVNNTFDYYHDIMLQLKAYDMKGHDTLITQVFSEIGPSNVQKIMNIKAFLDKLGEKEGVFLAVRLIKADKTVMDDNLYWFPDAKGNYSGLQNMQAAKPQITATKSGNDIHVKISNPKGGPLAFFNRVSLVDAQTKKRILPVFYNDNYVSVVPGEEKVVIISGDAIGKSGKAQVTVSGWNLAEQVIEIK; encoded by the coding sequence CCAGATCCTTTCTATGGAATGAATAATGAACGTATACCTGATATCTATACCACAGGGCGCGATCATTATACTTACTGGTTCGTAAAAGACTTCTCAGAAGCGACTCCTGCTGCTGACGGCCAGGTTTGGCTGCACTTCAGAGGCGTAAACGACGGTTGCGATATCTACCTGAACGGTCACCGCCTGAACGCGACTACCCACTACGGTACCTACATCCGTCATTCTTACAACATTACTTCCTTCCTCGCAAAGGATGGCAAAAACCGCCTGGCGGTAATCGTATATCCACCTGTCAATATTGGTAATCCTAATGGTGGCCAGGGTGGCGATGGTACGATTGCAAAAAACGTAGGCCCTCAGTACACCGCGGGTTGGGACTGGATTCAGCCCATGCGCGATCGTAATACCGGCATATGGGACAAGGTGACCATCGAAAAAACAGGTGCTGTGAACATCAGCAACCCACACGTGGTAACCAATGTACCAGGTCCAAGATGGCCGGAAGGCAAGCAGGCCCCTGCTACAATCAAGGTAAGCGCAGAACTGGATAACGCTACTGCAAAAACCATTGCAGGTACCCTGCGTTATACCATTGGTGGTGTGACCGTGAGCAGCAAAGTAACGCTGGCGCCAAAAGCACATACCGAAGTACAACTGCCCGACCTGGAACTGAAAGATCCTAAACTCTGGTGGCCTGCCGGTTATGGCCCGCAGAACCTGTACCAGAGCAAGGTAGAGTTTGTAGAAAATACCAAAGTAGACGATACTCAAGAAATCACTGTAGGTGTACGCGAAATCCGTACTTTCTGGAATGCGCACACCAGAAGCCGTGAGATCTCTGTAAATGGTCAGAATATCTTCATCAAGGGTGGTAACTGGATCACTTCCGATGCAATGTTCCGCTTCACCAACGAGCGTTACGATGCAGAAGTTCGTTTCCACCGCGACATGAACCTGAACCTGATCCGTATATGGGGTGGTAGTCTCACCGAAAGGCCTGAGTTCTTCCAGGCTTGTGATAAATACGGTATGCTGGTATTCCAGGACTTCTGGATGAGCGGCGACTGTAACGGTCGTTGGGTAGACCCAATGAAGAAAGAAGACCAGTGGACCCGCAGACAATATCCTGATGATCACCGCCTGTGGATCAACTCCGCTGCGGACCAGGTAAAACTACTGCGTAACCACGCTTCCCTGGCATTCTGGTGTGGTGGTAATGAAATTACCCCTCCTACAGATATCTTCGATGTGCTGGCAGACAGCATTATGCCTAAACTGGATGGTACACGTTACTTCTTCCATTATTCCAACACCGATAGTATGTCTTACAACATGCTGGGTGGCAATGGTGACGGCCCTTACAACTGGCAGCCGCTGAATGTATTCTGGAATGAAAGAACCTGGCCGTTCAACTCCGAAGTAGGCTCTGTTGGCGTAGGCGACCTGGAATCACTGGAACGCTTTATACCAAAAGAAAACCTGGTAGGTCCTGAAAATAAACCTGGTGGTGTTGATTCAGTATGGGATTATCACAAATACATTCCTTACTTCAATTCACTGGATGTATATGGTAAACCCAAAGATATCAGGGACTGGACGAACAAGGCACAGCTGGTAAACTATGATCAGTACCGTGGCCTGATGGAAGGTTTCAGTTCTCATATGTGGGATTGGTACACAGGTGTGATCATCTGGAAAACACAGAACCCATGGACTGCATTACGTGGACAGCACTACGATTACTACCTGGATCCAAACGCCTGTCTGTATGGTAACAGAGCCGGTGCTACACCTGTACATGGTATGATCAATCCAACCGATGGTACAGTATTCATTGTAAACAATACTTTCGATTACTATCACGACATCATGCTGCAACTGAAAGCATATGATATGAAAGGTCATGATACGCTGATCACACAGGTGTTCTCTGAAATCGGTCCATCCAATGTACAGAAGATCATGAACATCAAAGCTTTCCTGGATAAGCTGGGAGAGAAGGAAGGTGTGTTCCTGGCAGTACGCCTCATCAAAGCTGATAAAACTGTGATGGATGATAACCTGTACTGGTTCCCTGATGCAAAAGGCAACTACTCCGGTCTGCAGAACATGCAGGCTGCTAAACCACAGATCACGGCAACTAAATCAGGCAATGATATCCATGTGAAGATCAGCAACCCTAAAGGTGGTCCGCTGGCATTCTTTAACAGGGTATCACTGGTAGATGCACAGACAAAGAAGAGAATTCTGCCTGTGTTCTACAATGATAACTATGTATCAGTAGTGCCTGGAGAAGAGAAAGTAGTGATTATCAGTGGTGATGCAATTGGTAAAAGCGGCAAAGCACAGGTAACTGTGAGCGGCTGGAACCTGGCAGAACAAGTAATTGAAATAAAATAA